GGAAATATACTCCGCTGCTCAAAGCTGATAAATCGATGGTTTGATTTTCAACTGAAACCGAATAAACACGACCAACAGCGTCGCTAAGCTTTAGTTTTGAATTAGCACTTAAACCTTTAATATTCACTTTACCCGTTGTTGGGTTTGGATACAATTGCAGGTTGCTACCATTTACTTCATCAAAACCTATTCCTGAAATCAGGAAACATTCTGATTCACCTTGGCATCCATTTGCATCGGTAATAACAACATAGTATGAACCATTTTCGGTGGGAGTAAACACCTGTCCGTTGGCTCCATTTACCGGGCTGTTAGAAGCACAATTCATCCATTGGTAAGAAGTAGAGGCATTTGCAGTTAAGGTATTGGAAGCTACAGTAACATTTACAAACACATCGCCAACCACTTCAATGTTAAGTGAGTCGATTACAGGGCAACCGTTTACATCCGTCAATTCAAAATAGTAGGTTCCTGAAAGATCGGTGGTAGCATTTTCCAAAACCGGATTTGGATTATAGGAATAATAAAAATTAGGACCGTTCCAGTAGTATTCCATACCGGAAGCATTTCCGCTGGATATCAGGATATCATTTCCTTGACAAACGGGGCTGTTAGAGGTTAGATTCAGGTTAGAATTACTTCCTTGTATAATAATTCTTTCATAGTGGTAATTGCTACAACCGTTTGCATCATTAACGGTTAAATAAACATAGTACTGCCCGCAATTAGCGAAGGTATGGGTTGGAGCTGCAATGGTTGAAAAACCACCATCATCAAAATCCCACTCATAGCTTGAAATTCCGGCGGTATTACTTACCTGAAAGTTGGCAGTTTGATTATTCAGCGTATAGGTAAATGCAGGATTTAAGCCACCAACCTGAATCAATTCTTCATAGTAACCGGAACAGCCGGTAGCGTTATCTACGTTTATTGAAACATAGTATTGCCCCGGACAAGTAAAGGTATGAGATGGATTTTCAAGGCTGGAAGAGTTACCATCGCCAAAATACCAATCCCAATTGGCGGTATTAGCACCGGAGGTATTTGTAAAAGTTACGGTGGTCCCATTAACAACGTAAGAATAACCGGCTTGGAAGCCTGCCGTAATTTCAATTTGTTCAGAATAGGTGGCAGAACAGCCATGGCTATTGGTAACGGTAAGGCTCACGGTGTAAAAATCCGGACAAGAATAAACATGGTTTGGATTTTGTCCGGTAGAAGTAGTTCCATCCCCAAACTCCCAGGACCAAGTGTCGGTAGAAGCAGAAGTATTGGTAAAATTCACAGAGGAATTATTAATAGCATATTCGAAGCTAGCGGTAAATCCACCTAAATTGATGGTTTGAGTGCTGTAATCGCTACATCCATAGTCATCATATACTGAAAGCGTCACATTGTAATCGCCCGGACAGCTGTAAGGATGAACGGGGCTAGCTTCGGTGGAATTGGAAGCATCATCAAAATCCCAATCATAGGTTAAATTAGCACCGGTGGATGCATTGGTAAAGGTTACAGTATTGCTTTGAACTGAATAGGTAAAGTCAGCTTGACTTGTTCCTTCCACTTCCACGGTAGAGTATTGGGTGGAGGTACAAAAATCATTAGCAACTGTCAAAGAAACATAATACATTCCTGAGCAATGGTAGTCGATGCTTGCATTTTGGGTAGTTACAATAGCAGCATCCAAATCCCATTCATAAGAAGTTGGAGTACCCACACTTGCATCGGTGAAATTCACCACTGAGCCTTGGATATCAACAGAATATTGTGCTTCAAGGGTGTATTGTCCCGGAGCTTCAACAAACAAATAATTAGAACTTTCGCAGCCATTTGCGTTGGTTACATACAATGAAACCCAGTAACTTCCGCTACATTGGTAGGTATGGGTTGGATTTTGAATGGTGGAAGTGGTGCCATCACCAAAATCCCATTCCCAAGTTGTTGGGTTACCTGACGAAATATCGTGGAAGCCGGTAATAACACCTTGACTGGCATAGTTAAAGTTTGCACTCAGGTTGCTGGAACTTTCAGATACATAAACATAGTCTAGATAGGTATTGGTACAACCATCCGCATTAGTCACGGTTAAAGCTACATCGAAGTAACCGGCACAAACGTAACTATGAGTTGGATTTTGATCTGTTGAAGAAGAACCATCGCCAAAATCCCATTCCCAGGATATTGGATCACCGGAAGAAAGGTCGGTAAAAGAATATTCGTTATTGGTATTGGAATATGAATAGTTACCTTCCAAAGCATTGTTAAATGACAAGGATTGGGTTGCATTCGTAGAACATCCGCCCGAATCTGTTACAACCAAACTAACCTGAATGTCGAAAGGACAAACATAGGTATGGCTTGGATTCATAGTGTTTCCATTAAAACCATCTCCAAAATACCATTGATAGCTGGAAGTGGTATCGGTTGACAAATTGGTAAAATCAACTGTAAACCCATTGGTAACGTAGGTAAACTGAGAATTAGCACTGCAGGATTTATAAGCTAAAGTAAAGTCACCAAAATTATCATTGTAACCTCTAACCTTTAAGTAAGCCACTCCTGAATAAGGCGATACCCATTCAATTTTGGATAATAAATCACAATCATCATCATTGTAGGTGATATAGATACAATTGCTATCAGACAATTCTATGTAGGTATCAAAATTGGCATCAGCCCCATCCTCACAACCTGTTTTAAAGGTATAAGTATAACCTTCCACCACTTGAACTTTAAAAATTTTACATCCCCCGGTTTCAATGCTGGAACTTTGCAGTTGCCAGGAAGAATTTGGATTAATGGAGAAATCATTTTGGGGACAGATCAAACATTGGGCTTGAACGCCGGAGCTATAAAAACCCAAGGCCAACCCAGTCAAAACGATCAAAATCTTGAAATAGGTAGTAAATAATTTATGCATGTAATATTAATTTCAACAAAGATACTTTTAAATTCCGATTGAAACGAGGTAAGTGAATAAATTGGCACTTTCTGTGAATAACCATTCCTTAATTTCCTGCATATCTTTCTGATTGCTTTGAATTTCTGAATTGATTTTTGCAACTATCTTTCATAGTCAGAACCGGCTCGGAAAATTAATACCGTATAGACCTTATGATAAGTCCAATTTAATGTAGGATTTTTTTAACCCAAATTTCCAAAGAAGTAAAACCAGGCATTTGAATTAATTCAGTATTGATAAGTGATACTATATGAAAAATACACATACTTTGGACCTTGCACCCTTCGGGCAACGATAGAGGCAAGTAACCCACAGTACCACGCGGCGCTAGCCAAGTGGGACGAGGATTACAGCCGATAGCGTGACCCGAACGCCATGCAAGATATTTTGGGTTTTAGCAAAAAATGGTTGGGCGGAGGGGGCCCGCATAAATTCTATAAAAAAGAGATTAATCCTCCCTGTTGACTTTTCAGCATGCCCTATTTTACAGCCGAAACGCAACACATAAAACCGTAATGATGCTTTCAAAAACAATAAAAGCCGGGAAGAAAAAACCAAGTTTTTATTCCATCCAGCTTTTGAAATAGGATTCATCATCCATTTGCATGGCTTGTTTTGTAATCATCAATGGTTTAAAGGTATCAATCATAACCGCCAACTCAAAAGTTTCCTTTTTACCAATGCTTCGTTCGGTAGCTCCGGGTTGAGGACCATGAACAATTCCGGCTGGGTGCAAGGTAAAATCTCCCTTTTGGATATTGTTCCTGCTCATAAAGTCACC
This genomic window from Bacteroidia bacterium contains:
- a CDS encoding PKD domain-containing protein translates to MHKLFTTYFKILIVLTGLALGFYSSGVQAQCLICPQNDFSINPNSSWQLQSSSIETGGCKIFKVQVVEGYTYTFKTGCEDGADANFDTYIELSDSNCIYITYNDDDCDLLSKIEWVSPYSGVAYLKVRGYNDNFGDFTLAYKSCSANSQFTYVTNGFTVDFTNLSTDTTSSYQWYFGDGFNGNTMNPSHTYVCPFDIQVSLVVTDSGGCSTNATQSLSFNNALEGNYSYSNTNNEYSFTDLSSGDPISWEWDFGDGSSSTDQNPTHSYVCAGYFDVALTVTNADGCTNTYLDYVYVSESSSNLSANFNYASQGVITGFHDISSGNPTTWEWDFGDGTTSTIQNPTHTYQCSGSYWVSLYVTNANGCESSNYLFVEAPGQYTLEAQYSVDIQGSVVNFTDASVGTPTSYEWDLDAAIVTTQNASIDYHCSGMYYVSLTVANDFCTSTQYSTVEVEGTSQADFTYSVQSNTVTFTNASTGANLTYDWDFDDASNSTEASPVHPYSCPGDYNVTLSVYDDYGCSDYSTQTINLGGFTASFEYAINNSSVNFTNTSASTDTWSWEFGDGTTSTGQNPNHVYSCPDFYTVSLTVTNSHGCSATYSEQIEITAGFQAGYSYVVNGTTVTFTNTSGANTANWDWYFGDGNSSSLENPSHTFTCPGQYYVSINVDNATGCSGYYEELIQVGGLNPAFTYTLNNQTANFQVSNTAGISSYEWDFDDGGFSTIAAPTHTFANCGQYYVYLTVNDANGCSNYHYERIIIQGSNSNLNLTSNSPVCQGNDILISSGNASGMEYYWNGPNFYYSYNPNPVLENATTDLSGTYYFELTDVNGCPVIDSLNIEVVGDVFVNVTVASNTLTANASTSYQWMNCASNSPVNGANGQVFTPTENGSYYVVITDANGCQGESECFLISGIGFDEVNGSNLQLYPNPTTGKVNIKGLSANSKLKLSDAVGRVYSVSVENQTIDLSALSSGVYFLSVENANGLNSFKVVKN